The Apium graveolens cultivar Ventura chromosome 11, ASM990537v1, whole genome shotgun sequence genome has a window encoding:
- the LOC141696671 gene encoding RNA demethylase ALKBH10B-like encodes MSPAAGVMSQTDKIPMLIIPGTGQAVPVPGTISETFAKDAIIAWFRGEFTAANAIIDRLLNHITELQGPDNKNYEAVYAAIHRRRMNWIPVLQMQNFYPIAEVEKELREAAKKVKEEEKMVEEKKVAEEMDGGNDGSGGSNESPRSEITDTGSQEVQHRLHCIEICSKHENCEARCSEINLTKGFIAKESVRGQMVNVVRGLKLYDNIFTDDELSKLTDYVNELRVAGQNGQLSGETFIKYNQVGQQVKGGLKRELIQLGAPLFGAIQEDAANQCFKSHIEPIPETLHALIDHLVQWQLIPENRKPNNCVINFFDEGEFSQPFMKPPHLDQPISILLLSESEMAFGRTLASYNNGKYEGSLMLSLKEGSFLVMRGNSADVARHVLCSSLNKRISITFFRVRMDARENIPSPMPAMSGAMTLWQPGVPNAYAAANGAHDIYEARDLIPDWGALRTPNVMLPPIRPMVVSPKRMSQGGTGFFLPWNVNYSRKHVKQLPPRAQKARLLALSSAVETQKREVNSEADMISIEGM; translated from the exons ATGTCGCCGGCGGCCGGCGTAATGTCCCAGACTGATAAAATCCCCATGCTAATAATACCAGGAACAGGACAAGCCGTTCCTGTTCCCGGAACCATATCTGAAACTTTCGCTAAAGACGCGATTATCGCGTGGTTTCGGGGCGAGTTCACCGCAGCCAACGCGATAATCGACAGGCTACTGAACCACATAACTGAGCTACAAGGGCCTGACAACAAAAATTACGAAGCGGTCTATGCTGCGATTCACAGGCGAAGAATGAACTGGATACCAGTGTTGCAGATGCAGAATTTTTATCCGATAGCTGAGGTGGAGAAGGAGCTGCGTGAGGCGGCGAAGAAGGTGAAGGAGGAAGAGAAGATGGTGGAAGAGAAGAAGGTGGCAGAGGAAATGGACGGTGGAAATGATGGTTCCGGTGGATCGAATGAGTCACCTAGAAGTGAGATCACTGATACAG GTTCTCAAGAAGTGCAGCACAGGTTGCATTGCATTGAGATATGCTCAAAGCATGAGAACTGTGAAGCACGTTGTTCTGAAATTAACTTGACAAAAGGCTTCATAGCCAAAGAGTCGGTCAGAGGGCAAATG GTGAATGTAGTGAGAGGCCTGAAGTTGTATGACAACATTTTCACTGACGATGAGCTCTCTAAGCTGACAGACTATGTGAATGAACTCCGTGTTGCTGGTCAGAATGGCCAGTTATCAG GTGAGACCTTTATAAAGTACAACCAGGTTGGACAGCAAGTTAAGGGCGGACTAAAGAGAGAGCTAATTCAGCTTGGAGCTCCTCTATTTGGAGCCATACAGGAAGACGCTGCAAATCAATGTTTTAAGA GTCATATTGAGCCAATTCCGGAAACTTTGCATGCTCTCATAGATCATCTGGTTCAGTGGCAGCTTATTCCAGAGAATAGGAAACCTAACAACTGCGTTATTAACTTTTTTGATGAG GGGGAGTTTTCGCAGCCTTTTATGAAACCACCCCACTTGGACCAGCCTATATCTATTCTTCTCTTGTCTGAGTCAGAAATGGCTTTCGGACGTACTCTTGCAAGTTATAATAATGGAAAGTATGAAGGCTCGTTGATGCTGTCATTGAAGGAGGG GTCATTTTTAGTGATGAGGGGTAACAGCGCTGATGTGGCAAGGCACGTTCTGTGTTCATCTTTGAACAAAAGAATCAGCATCACGTTTTTCAGAGTGCGAATGGATGCCCGTGAGAACATTCCATCACCCATGCCTGCAATGTCTGGAGCCATGACTCTGTGGCAACCTGGTGTCCCTAATGCTTATGCTGCAGCAAATGGAGCACATGATATCTATGAGGCAAGGGATTTAATTCCAGACTGGGGTGCTCTCCGAACCCCAAATGTTATGCTACCTCCAATTCGTCCAATGGTCGTAAGCCCTAAAAGGATGTCACAGGGTGGCACTGGGTTTTTTTTGCCGTGGAACGTTAATTACTCCAGAAAACATGTGAAGCAGCTGCCTCCTCGTGCTCAAAAGGCACGGCTCCTTGCACTTTCTTCTGCTGTTGAAACACAAAAACGTGAAGTCAATTCTGAGGCTGACATGATAAGCATAGAGGGAATGTAG